Proteins from a genomic interval of Marinitoga sp. 1197:
- a CDS encoding glucose-1-phosphate thymidylyltransferase, protein MKALILCAGKGTRLRPLTFTNAKPLIPIANKPTIVYSLEMIKEAGINDVGIVVNPDNKSDFETTLGDGSSLGLNITYIVQEEPKGLAHAVAISEEFLKDEEFLMYLGDNLVTVDLGKFIKEFDNNDMDSFILLTPVEDPSRFGIAVLKDNKVIRVVEKPKDPPSNLAIIGVYIFKPIVFEAIKNIKPSWRGELEITDAIQWLLENNKNVGAHIVYGWWKDTGKPEDLIEANRKILEQLKESKNEGIVYENSSIHGNVIIGKNSRILNSVIRGPVIIGDNVLISDSYVGPYTSIGGNVTIENAELENSIILDKATIAHLETRLDSSIIGANATVISSDSKPKSIKLVIGDYSKIEIPR, encoded by the coding sequence GTGAAAGCATTAATATTATGTGCAGGTAAAGGAACAAGATTAAGACCATTGACTTTTACAAATGCAAAACCATTAATACCAATTGCAAACAAACCAACTATTGTATATAGTTTGGAAATGATAAAGGAAGCTGGAATTAATGATGTTGGAATTGTTGTTAATCCTGATAACAAATCTGATTTTGAAACAACTTTAGGTGATGGATCAAGCTTAGGATTAAATATAACATATATAGTTCAGGAGGAACCAAAGGGTTTAGCTCATGCTGTAGCTATTTCAGAAGAATTTTTGAAAGATGAAGAATTCTTGATGTATTTAGGAGATAACCTGGTTACAGTAGATCTTGGAAAATTCATAAAAGAGTTTGATAATAATGATATGGATTCATTTATTCTTTTAACTCCAGTGGAAGATCCATCAAGATTTGGTATTGCTGTATTAAAAGATAATAAAGTTATAAGGGTTGTTGAAAAACCGAAAGATCCACCATCTAATTTAGCTATTATAGGTGTATATATCTTTAAACCAATTGTTTTTGAGGCTATAAAAAATATAAAACCTTCGTGGAGAGGGGAATTGGAAATAACGGATGCTATACAATGGTTATTAGAAAATAACAAAAATGTTGGAGCACACATTGTATATGGATGGTGGAAGGATACAGGAAAACCGGAAGATTTAATAGAAGCAAATAGAAAAATATTAGAGCAATTAAAAGAAAGTAAAAATGAAGGTATCGTATATGAAAATTCTTCAATACATGGAAACGTAATAATAGGAAAAAATTCTAGAATATTAAATAGTGTTATTAGGGGTCCTGTAATTATAGGAGATAATGTATTAATTTCTGACTCCTATGTTGGGCCATATACAAGTATTGGAGGAAATGTAACTATAGAAAATGCTGAATTAGAAAATTCAATTATATTAGATAAAGCAACAATAGCACATTTAGAAACAAGATTAGACTCAAGTATAATTGGAGCAAATGCCACTGTTATAAGCTCAGATTCGAAACCAAAATCAATAAAATTGGTAATAGGTGATTATTCAAAAATAGAAATTCCAAGATAG